Part of the Streptomyces sp. NBC_01353 genome, GATCGTCGTCGTCCTGGCCCTCTGGGCGGCACTGATCGGCCTGATGGGCTTGGCCCGCATCACGCGGCGAGCGCTGATCGTGTCCGCCCGCCGACTGCTGAGGGTGCCACTGCCGGATCCTGTCGCCGCACGCAGGTCCGTGAGCTCGGATCGTTGGCGTACGCCCCTCTGGCTGCTGGTGCATGTGGCACTCGGGTGGACGGGGGCGCTGATGAGCGCTGGGCTGTTCCTGGCGGGCCTGACCCTCCCCTTCGGTGCCGACGTGGAACTGAGCCTGCACGACTGGGCGGTGCGGCCGAAGGCCGGCTGGGAGAGAGGGCTGGTGGCGCTCGGCTGCCTGCTGCTGGCGGCGACCGTCTGTGCGGTCATGACGGCCACCCTGCGCCGACTTGCTCCCGGGCTGCTGGGGCCGTCCCCGGGCGAGCTGCTCGCGCTGGCGGCCGAGCGGGAGCTGCGGCTGGCCGAACGTAACCGACTGGCACACGAGTTGCACGACTCCATCGGGCACACGCTGACGGCGACCACGATCCAGGCCGCGGTGGCGGGCGAGATGCTCTCCGCCGACCCGGTGGCGGCACGGGCAGCCCTGCGCAGCATCGAGGAGTCGGCCCGGGCGGCGCTCGAGGACCTGGACTATGTGCTGGGCGTGCTGCGCGAGGAGAAGGCCGAGGCAGCCTCGACCCGCACCTTGGCCGACCTGCCTGAGCTGTTCGACCGGTTGCGCCACGCGGGCGCGGTCGTGGAGCCGGGGCTTTCGGGGGACTTGGCGCAGGTGCAGGGGACGCTCTCCCGCGCGGCGTACCGGATCCTGCAGGAGGGCCTGACGAACGCGTTGCGGCACGGAGCGGGCGGTCCGATCGAGGTCCGGGTGGCGGCCGCGCCGGACGAGCTGGCGCTCAGTGTGGTCAACCGGACCGGGGCGGGCACGAGCGCGGTCCCGGGCCTGGGTGCCTTCCCTACGTCCGGGCACGGCCTGCCCGGACTGGCAGAGCGCGTACGACTCCTGCACGGCGAGTTCGAGGCCGGCCAAGTCGGGCCGCGGCACTGGCGGTTGGCGGTACGGCTGCCGGTACGGTTGTCGGCATGATCGGCACCGAGGCAAGCGCGGGCGCCTGCACGACCAACCCTGGCACGAGCAACGCCGTCACGACCAACCCCGGCACGACCAACCCCGGCACCGGACCCGTCGGCCCTACCAGCGCCCCCGTCACACTCCTGATCGCGGATGACGACGAGGTGACCCGCAGCGGTCTGCGCACCTTGCTCGCGGCTCAGCCGGGGATCGCGGTGGTCGGGGAGGCCGCCGACGGCGTCGAGGCGGTCGAGCAGGCGCGGCGACTGCGTCCGGACGTCGTCCTGATGGATGTGCGCATGCCGCGTCGCAACGGGATCGAGGCCACGCGGCAGCTCCTTGCCGAGTCGACCGAACCGCCGAAGGTCGTGGTGATCACCACCTTCGAGAACGACGACTACGTCACCGCCGCGCTCAGCGCGGGCGCCTGCGGGTTCGTGCTCAAGCGGCTTCCGGTGCGGCAGATCGCGGAGGCGGTGCGGGTGGTGGCGGCGGGAGAGGCGATCCTCTTCCCGACGACGCTGCGCCGGATGGTCACCGCCCGCCCCCTGGAATCCGCCGAGG contains:
- a CDS encoding histidine kinase, whose protein sequence is MIKGIRPLLRGSTYSGALFAAGGVLVSLPPLPIALLPLLAWKSAPEGAQIVVVLALWAALIGLMGLARITRRALIVSARRLLRVPLPDPVAARRSVSSDRWRTPLWLLVHVALGWTGALMSAGLFLAGLTLPFGADVELSLHDWAVRPKAGWERGLVALGCLLLAATVCAVMTATLRRLAPGLLGPSPGELLALAAERELRLAERNRLAHELHDSIGHTLTATTIQAAVAGEMLSADPVAARAALRSIEESARAALEDLDYVLGVLREEKAEAASTRTLADLPELFDRLRHAGAVVEPGLSGDLAQVQGTLSRAAYRILQEGLTNALRHGAGGPIEVRVAAAPDELALSVVNRTGAGTSAVPGLGAFPTSGHGLPGLAERVRLLHGEFEAGQVGPRHWRLAVRLPVRLSA
- a CDS encoding response regulator transcription factor, which encodes MIGTEASAGACTTNPGTSNAVTTNPGTTNPGTGPVGPTSAPVTLLIADDDEVTRSGLRTLLAAQPGIAVVGEAADGVEAVEQARRLRPDVVLMDVRMPRRNGIEATRQLLAESTEPPKVVVITTFENDDYVTAALSAGACGFVLKRLPVRQIAEAVRVVAAGEAILFPTTLRRMVTARPLESAEALPRAALTVREEEVLRLMATGLSNPEIAESLTVSLETVKTHVGNVLTKLGAQNRTHAVVIAYESGLVVPGFAG